In Malania oleifera isolate guangnan ecotype guangnan chromosome 8, ASM2987363v1, whole genome shotgun sequence, a single window of DNA contains:
- the LOC131162871 gene encoding uncharacterized protein LOC131162871: MARCYILAYMSNVLQHQHQSMPSAYDIMQNLKEMFGDQNRVARQTVMKELMNTTMVEGTLVRDHVLKMIGLLNELQILGAKIDGETEADVVLQSLLDSLK; encoded by the coding sequence ATGGcgcggtgttacattttggcataTATGTCAAATGTTCTACAACATCAGCATCAGTCTATGCCTTCTGCCTATGATATAATgcagaacctcaaagaaatgtttggggaTCAAAATCGTGTTGCTAGGCAGACTGTTATgaaggaacttatgaatactactatGGTAGAAGGGACTCTAGTAAGGGATCATGTTCTGAAAATGATTGGTCTTCTCAATGAGCTACAGATCCTTGGAGCTAAAATCGATGGGGAAACCGAGGCCGATGTCGTTCTCCAGTCACTGCTGGACTCTTTAAAGTAG